From the genome of Gemmatimonas phototrophica, one region includes:
- a CDS encoding protein-tyrosine phosphatase family protein, whose translation MQRPIENSYVIPGTRLVAGEYPGMAWGTPRTMRDVRLQAFLDAGVTAFLDLTHDDDPLDQYAPRLLELAAQAGVHAVHDSLSILDMDVCDDAHMTKVLNAIDARLAEGHGVYVHCWGGVGRTGMTIGCWLVRHGMDGEAALERVRELFSTMSEQKLRRFGPNGSPQTEEQREMVRRWTKGA comes from the coding sequence GTGCAGCGGCCCATCGAAAACTCGTACGTCATTCCCGGCACCAGACTGGTGGCCGGTGAATATCCCGGGATGGCGTGGGGCACCCCGCGCACCATGCGCGACGTGCGGCTACAGGCCTTTCTTGATGCCGGCGTCACGGCATTTCTCGATCTGACGCACGATGATGACCCGCTGGATCAGTACGCGCCACGGCTGTTGGAGCTGGCGGCGCAGGCGGGGGTGCACGCCGTGCACGACAGTCTCTCCATCCTGGACATGGATGTCTGCGACGACGCGCACATGACCAAGGTGCTGAACGCCATTGATGCCCGGTTGGCCGAAGGGCACGGCGTATACGTGCACTGCTGGGGTGGCGTGGGGCGCACCGGGATGACCATCGGCTGCTGGCTGGTGCGTCATGGAATGGATGGCGAGGCGGCGCTGGAGCGAGTGCGTGAGCTCTTCTCCACCATGTCCGAACAGAAGCTGCGCCGGTTCGGGCCCAATGGGTCACCGCAGACGGAGGAGCAACGGGAGATGGTGCGGCGCTGGACCAAAGGGGCATAG
- a CDS encoding Zn-dependent hydrolase, with the protein MRRRHFVQQAAALAALPALGRFDWVPGHQAKAREVNGDRLNGWLAQFDRIGRTGSGINRVAYSEADLAGRAFTKELFTQSGLTWRLDTAGNILARVPGTNPALKPILIGSHIDSVTDGGNYDGPVGSFGAIEVARSLAEQKVRLRHPLEVVVWQNEEGGTIGSKIAVGLLTPADLDKVARSGKTVREGIGLIGGDVSRIAESVRKKGDLAGYLELHIEQGGQLEKTNRQIGVVEGIVGLRWFEVTITGFANHAGATPMDQRQDAMLAAARFTVAVNDAVRSEAGRQVATVGRLNVLPNTTNVIPGQVVLTVDLRDLDQSKIDRFTARFEQLGRDIGAATSTSFAFTQLVNSTPALSDNRIMQAVEASATALGLSHQRMPSGAGHDAQEVAHIAPMGMIFVPSVGGISHSPKEFSRAADITNGANVLLNAVLAADTVLP; encoded by the coding sequence ATGCGTCGTCGTCATTTCGTGCAGCAGGCTGCCGCACTGGCCGCCCTCCCGGCACTTGGCCGTTTCGATTGGGTGCCGGGCCATCAGGCCAAGGCACGCGAGGTCAATGGGGACCGGCTGAATGGGTGGCTGGCGCAGTTCGATCGCATTGGGCGTACCGGCTCCGGTATCAATCGCGTGGCGTACAGCGAGGCCGATCTGGCCGGTCGCGCCTTCACCAAGGAGCTCTTTACGCAAAGCGGGCTCACGTGGCGCCTCGATACCGCCGGCAACATTCTGGCGCGCGTACCGGGCACCAACCCGGCGCTCAAGCCCATCCTGATCGGGTCGCACATCGACTCCGTCACCGACGGTGGCAACTACGACGGCCCCGTGGGCTCGTTCGGCGCCATTGAGGTGGCACGCTCGCTCGCCGAACAGAAGGTCCGCTTGCGCCACCCGCTCGAAGTAGTGGTGTGGCAAAATGAAGAGGGCGGCACCATTGGCAGCAAGATTGCCGTGGGCTTGCTCACGCCGGCCGATCTCGACAAGGTGGCCCGCAGCGGCAAGACGGTCCGTGAAGGCATCGGCCTCATTGGCGGAGATGTGTCACGCATTGCCGAGAGTGTGCGCAAGAAAGGCGACCTTGCGGGCTACCTGGAGCTGCACATCGAGCAGGGCGGTCAGCTGGAGAAAACCAACCGGCAGATTGGCGTGGTGGAAGGCATCGTGGGGCTGCGCTGGTTTGAAGTCACCATTACCGGCTTCGCCAATCATGCGGGGGCGACGCCCATGGATCAGCGACAGGATGCCATGCTGGCGGCGGCCCGCTTTACTGTAGCGGTGAATGATGCCGTGCGCAGTGAAGCCGGTCGTCAGGTGGCCACGGTGGGGCGCCTGAACGTGCTCCCCAACACCACCAACGTCATCCCCGGGCAGGTGGTGCTCACGGTGGATTTGCGTGACTTGGACCAGAGCAAGATTGATCGTTTCACCGCCCGCTTTGAACAGCTCGGGCGTGACATTGGTGCCGCCACCAGTACCAGCTTTGCCTTCACCCAGTTGGTGAACAGCACGCCGGCGCTGAGCGACAACCGCATCATGCAGGCCGTTGAGGCGAGTGCCACAGCACTGGGGCTATCGCACCAGCGCATGCCAAGTGGCGCCGGACACGATGCGCAGGAAGTTGCGCACATTGCCCCGATGGGCATGATCTTCGTGCCGAGTGTGGGCGGTATCAGTCACTCGCCCAAGGAGTTCTCGCGCGCGGCGGATATCACCAACGGGGCGAACGTGCTGCTCAACGCCGTACTCGCGGCTGACACCGTGCTTCCCTGA
- a CDS encoding PQQ-binding-like beta-propeller repeat protein, which yields MSLRVHHPIAGRSPMLRRLLLASLVATPAAAQTVNWPVYHGNDDHTHYTTLSQISPANVKQLKVAWTFDTKDAFAGSEMQANPIVIDGVLYATTPKMQVIALNAATGQQIWRFDPLNGAPPVSRIRHRGVVVTGDRVLFNYRNRLYALDRSTGRPIRTFGDSGWVDLREGLGRPVEGLSVSASSPGVVFGDLLIMGSTVPEQLPSAPGDIRAFDINTGKLRWSFHTIPHPGELGYETWPAEAWKVAGGANAWSGVTLDAARGMVFAATGSASYDFYGANRLGDNLYANSVLALDARTGQRLWHYQVLKHDLWDRDLPAAPILVTVQRDGRNVDALAQITKTGHTFLFDRVTGTPLFPIEEQQMPRQTLPGDQTAATQSFPVSPPPFARQRLTRADLTRRTPAAYRAALKTFNEFNTPHPFTAPTGKGIIIYPGVDGGGEWGGPAFDPQTGLMYVNSNEMAWLLKLVPRSDASLYSANCAGCHGDARKGTAIGPSLLDIASRRSREQIAQMVREGTGRMPGFGAAMDGGAINDIVNYLVTGKDETKAKAAAAPNPYALPYRTAYFDIFLDHEGYPGVKTPWGTLNAIDLNKGTIAWSIPFGEYPKLAAKGIKNTGTDSYGGAVVTENGLLFIAATTYDNKIRAYDKSNGRQLWEATLPFAGNATPSTYMVNGKQYLVIACGGGKNGTPSGGVYVAFALP from the coding sequence ATGTCCTTGCGCGTGCATCACCCCATTGCCGGGCGGTCCCCCATGCTTCGTCGTCTGCTCCTCGCGTCACTGGTTGCCACCCCTGCGGCAGCGCAAACGGTCAACTGGCCGGTGTATCACGGCAACGATGACCACACGCATTACACCACGCTGTCCCAGATCTCACCGGCCAATGTGAAGCAGCTCAAGGTGGCGTGGACGTTCGATACCAAGGACGCCTTTGCGGGGTCAGAGATGCAGGCTAACCCGATCGTGATTGACGGGGTGCTGTACGCCACGACGCCCAAGATGCAGGTGATTGCGCTGAACGCCGCCACGGGGCAGCAGATCTGGCGCTTCGATCCCCTCAACGGCGCGCCGCCGGTGTCGCGCATCCGCCACCGGGGGGTAGTGGTGACGGGTGATCGGGTGCTCTTCAACTACCGCAATCGTCTGTACGCGCTCGACCGGTCCACGGGGCGTCCCATCCGGACGTTTGGCGACAGCGGCTGGGTGGATTTGCGCGAGGGGCTGGGGCGTCCAGTCGAGGGACTCTCCGTGAGTGCGTCGTCTCCGGGCGTGGTGTTTGGCGATCTGCTCATCATGGGCAGCACGGTGCCGGAGCAGCTGCCCAGTGCTCCCGGTGATATTCGGGCCTTTGATATCAACACCGGCAAGCTGCGCTGGAGCTTTCACACCATTCCGCACCCGGGGGAGTTGGGCTATGAGACGTGGCCGGCCGAAGCGTGGAAGGTGGCCGGTGGGGCCAACGCGTGGAGTGGGGTGACGCTGGATGCTGCCCGCGGCATGGTGTTCGCCGCCACCGGATCGGCCAGCTACGATTTTTATGGTGCCAATCGACTGGGCGATAATCTCTACGCCAACAGTGTGCTGGCACTCGATGCGCGCACCGGCCAGCGCCTCTGGCACTATCAGGTGCTGAAGCACGATTTGTGGGACCGGGATTTGCCGGCTGCGCCCATACTGGTGACCGTGCAACGTGACGGGCGCAACGTGGACGCGTTGGCGCAGATCACCAAGACCGGCCATACGTTCCTCTTTGATCGCGTGACGGGGACCCCGCTGTTTCCCATTGAGGAGCAGCAGATGCCGCGGCAAACGCTGCCCGGTGATCAGACGGCGGCCACGCAGAGCTTTCCGGTGAGCCCGCCACCGTTTGCGCGGCAGCGCCTTACGCGGGCGGATCTCACGCGCCGTACGCCGGCGGCGTATCGCGCGGCGCTCAAGACCTTCAACGAATTCAACACGCCACATCCGTTCACGGCACCCACGGGCAAAGGGATCATCATTTACCCTGGCGTGGATGGCGGCGGCGAGTGGGGCGGCCCCGCTTTTGATCCGCAGACCGGACTGATGTACGTCAACTCGAACGAAATGGCGTGGCTGCTCAAGCTGGTGCCGCGCAGCGATGCCTCGCTCTACAGCGCAAACTGTGCCGGCTGTCACGGGGATGCCCGGAAAGGCACGGCCATTGGTCCGTCGTTGCTGGACATCGCGTCACGCCGGTCCCGCGAACAGATCGCGCAAATGGTGCGCGAGGGCACGGGTCGAATGCCGGGCTTTGGCGCCGCCATGGATGGCGGGGCAATCAACGATATCGTGAACTACCTCGTGACCGGGAAGGATGAGACCAAGGCCAAGGCCGCCGCTGCTCCCAACCCGTACGCCCTGCCCTATCGCACCGCCTACTTTGACATCTTCCTCGATCACGAGGGATACCCCGGGGTGAAAACCCCGTGGGGGACCCTCAACGCCATCGACCTCAACAAGGGGACGATTGCCTGGTCTATTCCGTTCGGGGAATACCCAAAACTGGCCGCCAAGGGCATCAAGAACACCGGAACCGACAGTTACGGCGGCGCGGTGGTGACGGAGAACGGGCTGCTTTTCATTGCCGCCACCACGTACGACAACAAGATCCGGGCCTACGACAAGAGCAATGGGCGCCAGCTGTGGGAGGCCACCTTGCCCTTTGCCGGCAATGCCACTCCCAGCACCTACATGGTGAACGGCAAGCAGTATCTCGTCATTGCCTGTGGCGGCGGCAAGAACGGCACGCCCAGCGGCGGGGTGTATGTGGCGTTTGCGCTGCCCTGA
- a CDS encoding transporter: MAAQSFATASATESDLGFGRVAAQAVRGRFLSPDGHSTARKLGLRGQRTEQFYLRALNIPWPRFLLLLVGGVLLLNGLFALGYRALGPGALAGTTSLGLDDPFMRAFVYSVGMFTTSGIDGMHAVGPTAHGLTVAQSLLGPLVGMITLGLIVARLTRPRAAIRFSESAVIAPYEGGRALMFRIVNELPSELTDVTASVSMTWFENIEGQRERNFHQLALERNNVTFFPLHWTIVHPIDEHSPLRGVTPERLRRGEAEILILISAHEETFSTQVSVRHSYAWDEVTWDAKFTNVFINSIDDTLAIDAERLSRFDRLPENSTRVPAPDEGAAIS; this comes from the coding sequence GTGGCTGCTCAATCCTTTGCGACGGCATCGGCGACTGAATCCGACCTCGGGTTCGGCCGCGTGGCGGCGCAGGCCGTCCGTGGACGGTTTCTTTCCCCCGATGGCCACTCCACGGCCAGAAAACTTGGGTTGCGGGGGCAGCGCACGGAGCAGTTCTACCTGCGCGCCCTCAACATTCCCTGGCCCCGATTCCTGCTCCTGCTCGTGGGTGGCGTGTTGCTGCTGAACGGGCTCTTCGCCCTCGGCTACCGGGCGCTGGGGCCGGGGGCGCTGGCCGGCACCACGTCGCTGGGGCTCGACGACCCGTTCATGCGCGCCTTTGTGTATAGCGTGGGCATGTTCACCACCTCCGGCATTGACGGCATGCACGCCGTGGGTCCCACGGCCCATGGCCTCACGGTCGCACAATCACTGCTCGGACCGCTGGTGGGGATGATCACGCTGGGGCTCATCGTGGCGCGCCTTACCCGCCCGCGCGCCGCCATTCGCTTCAGTGAATCCGCGGTGATTGCCCCGTACGAAGGGGGGCGCGCCCTCATGTTCCGCATTGTGAACGAACTGCCCAGTGAGCTCACGGACGTCACGGCCAGCGTGAGCATGACCTGGTTTGAAAACATCGAGGGCCAACGCGAGCGCAACTTTCACCAGCTCGCCTTGGAACGGAACAACGTCACCTTCTTTCCGCTGCACTGGACCATCGTGCACCCCATTGACGAGCACAGCCCACTGCGCGGCGTCACCCCCGAGCGCCTGCGCCGCGGGGAAGCGGAAATTCTCATTCTCATCAGCGCCCACGAAGAAACGTTCTCCACGCAGGTCTCGGTGCGTCATTCGTACGCCTGGGATGAAGTCACGTGGGATGCGAAGTTCACGAACGTCTTCATCAATTCCATCGACGACACGCTGGCCATTGATGCGGAGCGGCTGAGCCGCTTCGATCGCCTCCCGGAAAACAGTACCCGCGTGCCGGCGCCGGACGAAGGCGCCGCCATTTCCTGA
- a CDS encoding Na+/H+ antiporter — protein MESHSPILVGLAFATIVVALTAFGRRLPIPAPVLQVLAGLVLAAIPGVALPALQPDLVFFVFLPPILWAAAFFTSLREFNANRRPIGLLAIGLVVATTAGVAFAARAMFPGMPWAVAVALGAIVSPPDAVAAAAVVSRLPVPRRVIVILEGESLVNDASALVLYRSAVAAAVTGVFSLGESIVRFFLDAGVGILVGLAIGWVLVWALKRTRDELAETLLTLAGPYAAWILAEELHVSAVLACVAGGLYVRQHYSLAVGPRSRVQSKAVWELLVFVLNAMIFVLLGMQFTALLKATSLHELPTLLAPGLIISVVCVVVRLIWVPVATWAPRWLSKEIARTDPVPRPKAVALVAWTSMRGIVSLATAFALPLTLTDGSPFPFRQELIYITMSVILFTLVVQGCTLAPIIKRFAFAKETFHAQEERFARIEALRRADEELEDASREGWANDDDVSWLRAELRDRLESHRDPQRASTRHELRARMRQAERRMLVRLRNEGAISDEVLRELEQELDLDAMRGESLTAHAH, from the coding sequence ATGGAATCCCATTCGCCCATTCTGGTCGGTCTGGCCTTCGCCACGATCGTCGTGGCCCTCACGGCCTTCGGTCGGCGGTTGCCGATCCCTGCACCGGTGCTGCAGGTGCTGGCCGGCCTCGTCCTCGCCGCCATTCCCGGTGTGGCGCTCCCGGCGCTGCAGCCGGACCTGGTGTTTTTCGTCTTCCTGCCGCCCATCCTTTGGGCGGCGGCGTTCTTTACGTCGCTGCGCGAGTTCAACGCCAACCGTCGCCCCATAGGCCTTCTGGCCATCGGCCTCGTCGTGGCCACCACGGCCGGGGTGGCGTTTGCGGCGCGTGCCATGTTTCCCGGCATGCCATGGGCCGTAGCGGTGGCGCTCGGTGCCATTGTCTCGCCGCCGGATGCGGTTGCCGCCGCGGCCGTGGTGTCGCGGTTGCCGGTACCGCGCCGCGTGATCGTGATTCTCGAGGGGGAAAGCCTCGTGAACGATGCCTCGGCGCTGGTGCTGTATCGCTCGGCCGTCGCGGCGGCGGTGACTGGCGTGTTCAGTCTGGGCGAATCGATCGTACGCTTTTTCCTGGATGCCGGCGTGGGCATCCTCGTTGGCTTGGCAATTGGATGGGTGCTGGTGTGGGCGCTCAAGCGCACCCGCGATGAGCTGGCGGAAACACTGCTCACGCTCGCGGGCCCCTACGCCGCCTGGATTCTCGCCGAAGAACTGCACGTGTCGGCGGTGCTGGCCTGTGTAGCGGGTGGGCTGTATGTGCGGCAGCACTATTCGCTCGCGGTCGGGCCCCGCTCCCGCGTGCAATCGAAGGCGGTGTGGGAGCTGCTCGTCTTCGTGCTCAACGCCATGATCTTCGTGCTGCTCGGCATGCAGTTCACGGCGCTGCTCAAGGCCACGTCGTTGCACGAACTGCCCACGTTGCTGGCGCCGGGACTCATCATCAGCGTAGTGTGTGTGGTGGTGCGGCTGATTTGGGTGCCGGTTGCCACGTGGGCACCGCGTTGGCTCAGCAAGGAAATCGCGCGGACAGACCCGGTCCCACGCCCCAAGGCCGTGGCGCTGGTCGCGTGGACGAGTATGCGCGGCATTGTGTCGTTGGCCACCGCCTTCGCCTTGCCCCTCACGTTGACGGATGGCTCCCCATTTCCGTTCCGACAGGAGCTGATCTACATCACGATGAGCGTGATTCTCTTCACGCTGGTGGTGCAGGGGTGTACGCTCGCGCCCATCATCAAGCGGTTTGCCTTCGCCAAGGAAACCTTCCACGCACAGGAAGAACGCTTCGCCCGTATTGAGGCGCTTCGTCGTGCCGACGAAGAGCTCGAAGATGCCTCACGCGAAGGGTGGGCCAACGACGATGATGTGTCGTGGCTGCGCGCCGAGCTCAGGGACCGTCTGGAGAGCCATCGGGATCCCCAGCGGGCCTCTACGCGTCACGAGTTGCGCGCGCGGATGCGTCAGGCGGAACGCCGCATGCTGGTGCGGTTGCGCAATGAAGGTGCGATTTCCGACGAAGTGCTGCGGGAGCTGGAGCAGGAACTCGATCTTGATGCCATGCGCGGCGAGAGTCTCACCGCGCACGCGCATTGA